One Marinitoga litoralis DNA window includes the following coding sequences:
- the flhA gene encoding flagellar biosynthesis protein FlhA — MADFLNRFLKQSDIIIPILIVSVVILMVIPIPPFLLDFLQMANISLAIVLLLVSMYIRNALEISSFPTLLLVTTLFRLSLNVSSTRLILLQGRNFQGKVIRAFGDFVVGGNYVVGIVIFLILVIIQFVVITRGSERIAEVAARFTLDAMPGKQMSIDADLSAGIITEEEARKKREDIRREADFYGAMDGASKFVRGDAIAGIIITLINILGGLIIGVLQQGLSISEAAQLYTLFTVGDGLVAQIPALLISTATGIVVSRAASNENLGTDLLKELSSEKRVLYMTGGVILTLGLVTPLPILPALLLGGGLLTIAYLNTKGYLTKAIPASGPAEGFEASSAPPETGKSSSRPSGPPLTSAEEVSEIIQSDVLEIDIGYGLIPLADPGQGGDLLERITMVRKQIAYELGIVISPIRVRDSVLLSANEYIIKLKGVEVGRFELFPDKLLAINSGMANEEIPGIFTKEPSFNLDAYWIDENQKDEAVSLGYTVVDSPSVFATHLSEIIKKYAHEILGSKETEMLIDGLRIKNTALVDELTPTIFKTFEIRNVLKELLYERISIRNLPIIFEKLLELGSNDIKDTVSLVEGVRSALSRQICESMKSADGVLHLIILDKNTENTLNNYTIEYGGNYTLALSPQLSEKLLNNISKALENQIMKNYNPVILCSSPLRFYFSRWLLSNIPNVNVISYNEIIQEIPISADGNISI; from the coding sequence TTGGCTGATTTTTTAAATAGATTTTTAAAGCAATCAGATATTATAATACCTATATTAATAGTTAGTGTTGTTATATTAATGGTTATACCAATACCACCATTTTTATTAGATTTTTTACAAATGGCTAATATTTCTTTAGCCATTGTATTGCTTTTAGTTTCTATGTATATTAGAAATGCTCTTGAAATTTCATCTTTTCCTACTCTATTATTAGTAACTACTCTTTTTAGATTATCTTTAAATGTTTCTTCTACAAGATTAATTCTATTACAGGGAAGAAATTTTCAAGGAAAAGTTATTAGAGCTTTTGGTGATTTTGTTGTGGGAGGTAATTATGTTGTTGGTATTGTAATATTTTTAATTCTAGTTATAATTCAATTTGTAGTTATTACTAGAGGGTCTGAAAGAATTGCTGAAGTTGCAGCTAGGTTTACCTTAGATGCTATGCCTGGTAAACAAATGAGTATAGATGCTGATTTGAGTGCAGGTATAATTACTGAAGAAGAAGCGAGAAAAAAACGTGAAGATATTAGAAGAGAAGCCGATTTTTACGGCGCAATGGACGGTGCTTCAAAATTCGTAAGAGGAGATGCTATTGCAGGTATAATTATAACTTTAATTAATATATTAGGTGGTTTAATTATAGGTGTTTTACAACAAGGACTTTCTATTTCTGAAGCTGCACAACTATATACACTTTTTACTGTTGGTGACGGATTAGTTGCACAAATTCCAGCATTGTTAATATCTACAGCTACAGGTATTGTTGTATCTCGTGCTGCTTCAAATGAAAATTTAGGTACAGACTTATTAAAAGAATTATCTTCAGAAAAAAGAGTGTTATATATGACTGGTGGTGTAATTTTAACTTTAGGATTAGTTACTCCTTTACCAATATTACCAGCATTATTATTAGGTGGAGGATTACTAACAATAGCTTATTTAAATACAAAAGGATATTTAACTAAGGCTATCCCAGCATCAGGTCCTGCAGAAGGATTTGAAGCATCTTCTGCCCCACCAGAAACTGGGAAATCATCGTCCAGACCGTCCGGTCCTCCTTTAACTTCTGCAGAAGAAGTTTCAGAAATTATTCAAAGCGATGTTTTGGAAATAGATATTGGATATGGTTTAATTCCACTAGCAGATCCGGGACAAGGTGGAGATTTATTAGAAAGAATCACTATGGTTAGAAAACAAATTGCATATGAATTGGGTATTGTTATTAGTCCTATAAGGGTAAGAGATAGTGTTTTATTAAGTGCAAATGAATACATTATTAAGCTAAAAGGTGTAGAGGTAGGAAGATTTGAATTATTTCCAGATAAGTTATTAGCTATAAATTCTGGAATGGCAAATGAGGAGATTCCTGGCATATTTACAAAAGAACCATCTTTTAATCTTGATGCTTATTGGATCGATGAAAATCAAAAAGATGAAGCAGTAAGTCTTGGTTATACAGTAGTTGATTCACCTAGTGTTTTTGCTACTCATCTATCAGAAATTATTAAAAAATATGCACATGAAATACTTGGTTCAAAAGAGACTGAAATGCTTATTGACGGTTTAAGAATTAAAAATACTGCTTTAGTTGATGAACTTACTCCAACTATTTTCAAAACATTTGAAATTAGAAATGTTTTGAAAGAATTATTATATGAGAGAATATCTATTAGAAATTTACCAATTATCTTTGAAAAATTATTAGAGTTAGGAAGTAATGATATAAAAGATACAGTATCATTGGTAGAAGGAGTAAGAAGCGCATTATCTAGACAAATATGTGAAAGCATGAAATCAGCTGATGGTGTATTACATTTAATTATTTTAGATAAAAATACAGAAAATACTTTAAATAATTATACTATCGAATATGGAGGTAATTATACTTTGGCTTTATCTCCACAATTATCTGAAAAATTATTAAATAATATTAGCAAAGCTTTAGAAAATCAAATTATGAAAAATTACAATCCGGTAATTTTATGTAGTTCTCCGTTACGTTTTTATTTTTCAAGATGGTTATTATCTAATATTCCAAATGTAAATGTTATATCATATAATGAAATAATTCAAGAAATTCCTATTTCTGCTGATGGAAATATATCTATTTAA
- the flhB gene encoding flagellar biosynthesis protein FlhB: MDKFLIKSNINLQLFADPSKTEEPTPRRLQQAREEGNVPVSKELLTAFSFLGVSAVFFVMATYLFENLKSAFIRYLSLDTEFIDENALLSVILQQQNLFIIISVFLLSAAILSLILGMLQTKFLFAPKSVKFDLGKINPLKGLKRIFSLKTLFELLKSIIKLFLVGYISYSIITSHWNDIISLPYKDSSAALAFLYSIVIEIFFKLGLLMLLLGLFDYWYQRREYKKNLRMTKQEVKQEMKDIEGDPQIKSARMRRLRQIVMQNMMKEVPKATVVVTNPTHYAVAIKYDENETSAPIVVAKGHDEIAFRIREIARENHVPILRNPPVARQLYERVEINEEIPEDMYQIVAKILASVMKTTR, from the coding sequence ATGGATAAATTCCTTATTAAATCTAATATAAATCTTCAATTATTTGCTGATCCAAGTAAAACTGAAGAACCTACTCCTAGGCGTTTGCAACAAGCTAGGGAAGAAGGTAATGTTCCTGTTTCAAAGGAACTATTAACAGCTTTTTCCTTTTTAGGTGTAAGTGCAGTTTTTTTTGTAATGGCAACTTATTTATTTGAGAATTTAAAAAGTGCATTTATCAGATATTTATCTTTAGATACGGAATTTATTGATGAGAACGCATTGTTAAGTGTTATTTTACAACAACAAAATCTTTTTATTATCATCTCTGTTTTTCTCTTATCTGCAGCTATTTTAAGTTTAATATTAGGCATGTTGCAAACAAAATTCCTTTTTGCTCCAAAATCTGTAAAATTTGATTTGGGAAAAATTAATCCGTTAAAAGGTTTGAAAAGAATTTTTTCTTTGAAAACTTTATTCGAATTATTAAAATCAATAATTAAATTATTTTTAGTTGGATATATATCATATTCGATTATTACGTCTCATTGGAATGATATTATATCATTACCATATAAAGATTCATCCGCAGCGTTAGCTTTTTTATACTCTATTGTTATAGAAATATTTTTCAAATTGGGTCTTTTAATGTTATTACTTGGATTATTTGATTACTGGTATCAAAGACGTGAATATAAGAAAAACCTTAGAATGACAAAGCAAGAAGTAAAACAAGAAATGAAAGACATTGAAGGAGACCCTCAAATAAAATCTGCTAGAATGAGAAGATTAAGACAAATAGTTATGCAAAATATGATGAAAGAAGTTCCTAAGGCTACTGTCGTTGTTACTAACCCTACGCATTATGCAGTTGCAATAAAATATGATGAAAACGAAACAAGTGCTCCTATAGTTGTCGCTAAAGGACATGATGAAATTGCTTTTAGAATAAGGGAAATTGCTCGTGAAAACCATGTACCAATTTTACGAAACCCTCCTGTAGCAAGACAATTATATGAAAGAGTTGAAATTAACGAAGAAATTCCTGAAGACATGTATCAAATTGTTGCAAAAATTCTAGCTTCTGTTATGAAAACCACGAGGTGA